One region of Cyanobacteria bacterium GSL.Bin1 genomic DNA includes:
- a CDS encoding AbrB/MazE/SpoVT family DNA-binding domain-containing protein — MESQCQVHLWCDGDQQMLRIPSEFQLPSNEVILRKENHCLIIEPVGKPSLLAVLATLPQLDEDFPDVDEGLPPLEEIEL; from the coding sequence ATGGAAAGCCAGTGCCAAGTACATCTCTGGTGCGATGGAGACCAACAAATGCTGAGAATTCCCAGTGAGTTTCAGTTGCCCAGTAATGAAGTCATCCTCCGCAAAGAGAATCACTGTCTCATTATCGAACCCGTTGGCAAGCCTTCTTTGTTAGCCGTCTTAGCCACCCTTCCCCAATTAGATGAAGACTTTCCCGATGTTGACGAAGGATTGCCGCCCCTAGAGGAAATTGAGCTTTAA